A window of the Parvularcula bermudensis HTCC2503 genome harbors these coding sequences:
- a CDS encoding SapC family protein: MSQTNPSAAASLEGSMFLFRSPALLNIEHHEKLGITPPKRPFQFAQSIRAVPITVSEVAQASKHFPIIFADTANPLPLAVVGIIDDENLFVDEKGTWEAPAYIPGYLRRYPFALAGERTGNGEEGSRMALIVDTAYEGINDNPATPFFKDGKPSEATQLAMQYCQSYEQDRAMTMRFAAELANYELLAEQVAQFTPEGATEPKPFAKYNGVDEKKFSDLSDEKFLGLRKSNILPIIYAQLMSMGNWRGLMERRARRHKLTGAAVLEPRGA; encoded by the coding sequence ATGAGCCAGACCAATCCGTCCGCCGCTGCGAGTCTCGAAGGCTCCATGTTTCTTTTCCGCAGCCCGGCCCTGTTGAATATCGAGCATCACGAAAAGCTCGGGATTACACCGCCGAAACGCCCTTTCCAATTCGCGCAGTCGATCCGGGCGGTTCCCATTACCGTCTCCGAAGTCGCCCAGGCGTCCAAGCACTTTCCGATCATCTTTGCCGATACGGCCAATCCCCTGCCCTTGGCGGTTGTCGGGATCATCGATGACGAGAACCTTTTCGTTGACGAAAAAGGGACGTGGGAGGCCCCGGCGTACATTCCCGGTTACCTCCGACGCTATCCTTTCGCCCTCGCCGGCGAGCGGACGGGAAATGGCGAGGAGGGGAGCCGCATGGCGCTGATCGTCGACACCGCCTATGAGGGGATCAATGACAATCCGGCGACCCCCTTCTTCAAGGACGGAAAGCCTAGCGAAGCCACCCAGTTGGCGATGCAATATTGCCAGAGCTATGAGCAAGACCGGGCGATGACCATGCGGTTCGCTGCGGAGCTTGCCAATTATGAATTGCTGGCCGAACAGGTGGCGCAATTCACCCCCGAAGGGGCGACCGAGCCCAAGCCGTTTGCGAAATATAATGGCGTTGACGAGAAAAAATTCTCCGACCTCAGTGATGAAAAATTCCTGGGTCTGCGAAAATCCAACATTCTGCCGATCATCTATGCCCAGCTCATGTCTATGGGCAATTGGCGCGGCCTCATGGAGCGGCGGGCCCGGCGGCACAAGCTGACGGGGGCGGCGGTCTTGGAACCACGGGGGGCCTGA